A section of the Mycobacteriales bacterium genome encodes:
- a CDS encoding DUF6092 family protein, translated as MNATPPEPTVTISRRQVYELLAHLVASADLCAVEPSYYGTFRLLDAAGKLAGVAVGSGLDDEWLADLRSDIEQNKTLMMSDRAAYYEYLPQVTKRVAQHLMDTVPADDTTATP; from the coding sequence GTGAACGCGACACCGCCCGAGCCGACCGTCACGATTTCGCGCCGGCAGGTCTACGAGTTGCTCGCGCACCTGGTCGCGAGCGCCGACCTCTGCGCCGTCGAGCCGAGCTACTACGGCACTTTCCGGCTGCTCGACGCGGCCGGCAAGCTTGCCGGTGTCGCCGTCGGCTCCGGCCTGGACGACGAATGGCTCGCCGACCTGCGGTCCGACATCGAGCAGAACAAGACGCTGATGATGAGCGATCGCGCGGCATACTACGAATATCTGCCCCAGGTCACCAAACGGGTGGCGCAGCACCTCATGGATACCGTCCCGGCCGACGACACGACTGCGACGCCGTGA
- a CDS encoding nitroreductase family protein → MTTAPARGDYVDPHDLLGLIRSRRVVRDLTPEPVSDDDLMMVLEAGLWATSGGNNRIHRFLVVRDPRTVRLMVDVSPGIFSPPGVMIVVCADLDVAERLELDMERYKTPWIDVGTAAMNMMMQAHALGLGSCPATSFSRSGIEAVLELPPQALPALILQVGHRPAGTGAATRPTGASSRLARFVYWERYGHTRPELGRRA, encoded by the coding sequence GTGACGACCGCACCGGCTCGTGGCGACTACGTCGACCCGCACGACCTGCTGGGTCTGATCCGCTCCCGTCGGGTGGTGCGAGATCTCACCCCCGAGCCGGTGAGTGACGACGACCTGATGATGGTCCTCGAGGCGGGTTTGTGGGCGACCAGCGGGGGAAACAACCGCATCCACCGGTTCCTGGTGGTTCGCGACCCGCGCACGGTTCGACTCATGGTCGACGTGTCCCCGGGAATCTTCTCGCCGCCCGGTGTCATGATCGTCGTGTGCGCCGACCTCGACGTCGCCGAACGCCTCGAGCTGGACATGGAACGCTACAAGACCCCGTGGATCGACGTCGGTACGGCGGCGATGAACATGATGATGCAGGCGCATGCGCTCGGCCTCGGCAGTTGCCCGGCGACGTCGTTCAGCAGATCGGGGATCGAGGCGGTCCTCGAGCTCCCGCCGCAGGCGCTGCCCGCGCTGATCCTGCAGGTCGGACACCGACCCGCGGGCACCGGTGCCGCAACCCGGCCGACCGGGGCGTCGTCCCGCCTGGCGCGGTTCGTGTACTGGGAGCGGTACGGGCACACGCGTCCCGAACTCGGGAGGCGAGCATGA
- a CDS encoding GNAT family N-acetyltransferase translates to MQVFLETDRLLLRRFTADDGHNLVDLDSDPDVMHYVTGGRTTPLEEVTDDLLPTYLDYYRRFDGYGFWAVIEKATSEFLGWFHFRPAPGDAADEVELGYRLRRFAWGKGYAAEGSRALIDKGFSELGVRRVHAETLAVHTASRRVMEKAGLRYVRTFHQDWPYAIPGDEHGDVEYALTRQEWDGGRRAGQ, encoded by the coding sequence ATGCAGGTGTTCCTCGAGACCGATCGTCTTCTGTTGCGGCGTTTCACCGCAGACGACGGCCACAATCTCGTTGACCTCGACAGCGATCCCGACGTGATGCACTACGTCACCGGCGGCCGAACCACGCCGCTGGAGGAGGTCACCGACGACCTGCTTCCGACGTATCTCGACTACTACCGTCGATTTGACGGTTACGGGTTCTGGGCCGTGATCGAGAAGGCCACGTCGGAGTTCCTGGGCTGGTTCCACTTCCGCCCGGCGCCCGGCGACGCCGCGGACGAGGTCGAGCTCGGTTACCGGCTGCGTCGGTTTGCCTGGGGGAAGGGCTACGCGGCCGAGGGATCACGCGCGCTGATCGACAAGGGTTTCTCGGAGCTGGGGGTACGCCGGGTGCATGCGGAGACCCTCGCCGTACACACTGCATCGCGTCGGGTCATGGAGAAGGCCGGACTGCGTTACGTCCGCACCTTCCATCAGGACTGGCCGTATGCCATTCCGGGCGACGAGCACGGCGACGTGGAATATGCCCTGACCAGACAGGAATGGGACGGGGGTCGCCGGGCTGGTCAGTGA
- a CDS encoding glycoside hydrolase family 3 C-terminal domain-containing protein has translation MSRRMGRRSTWVLAAVAVGLVAAALVLPVATAGSTRHSSPAAVDRPWLDRKTPIETRVQQLLSRLTLAEKVRLMYGVARPRGVHSVGFVPGIPRLGVPPLLLSDGPVGVKDSCFGEQFPDNCKLGTSTALPATVSLAASFDPTLAHDYGRIVGAESRARGVDVLYGPAMNIVRIPQGGRNFEYFSEDPYLTGSLATAWVRGLQTEAVAAQVKHFALNNQENDRHAASSDADERTMREIYLPAFQEAVTQGGADSLMCANNPVNGVYNCQNTLLLRQILAGEWGWGGVVGSDYAATNSALGSVNGGLDEEFTGLDWGKWYSALPDLVRQGQVSGAVIDTHVRRILRMMFKLGMFDPGRSTGKVDVAADGAFSRSVAERGSVLLKNDAGILPLDASSVKSVAVVGQYADTAMTGGKGSSKVDPYYAVSPVQGITKRLGASAKVTTADGADPAKAAALAKQAQVAVVVVNDVEQEGTDRPTIDLPGNQNHLVAAVRAANPRTVVVLNTGSAVTMPWLSQVHALLEMWYPGEEDGNALAALLFGDVDPAGRLPVTFPTALSQDCCHTPPRYPAQNGSYAYTEGLQVGYRWYDAQHLTPLFPFGFGLSYTTFRVSDISVSPTLPNLGNTVRTSVQVTNTGTRPGTATPQVYLGFPAKSGEPPRRLVATARVPLSPGESKRVTLTVPRQAYSLWNSGAHNWDVASGDYTVWAGTSSRDLPVHAAFQVRNADGAQGIGVKTAGSIVSGRASTLAVTMTNSGGQPLLDPQFALRVPVGWTATTTGRVPTSVPPHTTAQLSYRIGAPAGAGPGTYVLTAHASWRGLTPGAAARSVSVTATAPAKSATGRH, from the coding sequence ATGTCGCGACGGATGGGTCGTCGGTCGACGTGGGTGCTCGCTGCGGTCGCGGTGGGACTGGTCGCCGCCGCGTTGGTGCTGCCGGTAGCCACCGCCGGGTCCACCCGGCACAGCAGCCCGGCCGCGGTCGACCGTCCGTGGCTCGACCGAAAGACGCCGATCGAGACTCGGGTCCAGCAGCTTCTCTCCCGGTTGACCCTGGCGGAGAAGGTGCGGCTGATGTACGGCGTGGCCCGGCCGCGCGGCGTGCACTCGGTGGGCTTTGTCCCCGGCATACCCCGCCTCGGAGTCCCGCCGCTGCTGCTGTCCGACGGCCCGGTCGGGGTGAAGGACAGCTGCTTCGGCGAGCAGTTCCCGGACAACTGCAAGCTCGGCACGTCGACCGCCCTTCCCGCGACCGTGTCGCTCGCCGCCAGCTTCGATCCCACCTTGGCGCACGACTACGGCCGGATCGTCGGCGCCGAATCCCGCGCCCGCGGAGTCGACGTCCTCTACGGACCGGCGATGAACATCGTCCGCATTCCGCAGGGCGGGCGGAACTTCGAGTACTTCAGCGAAGACCCGTATCTGACCGGAAGTCTCGCCACCGCATGGGTACGCGGACTGCAGACCGAAGCTGTCGCCGCACAGGTCAAGCACTTTGCGCTGAACAACCAGGAGAACGACCGGCATGCGGCGTCATCCGATGCCGACGAGCGCACCATGCGCGAGATCTACCTCCCCGCCTTCCAGGAAGCGGTGACCCAGGGCGGCGCGGACTCGCTGATGTGCGCGAACAACCCGGTCAACGGCGTCTACAACTGCCAGAACACCCTGCTCCTGCGGCAGATCCTGGCAGGTGAGTGGGGTTGGGGTGGCGTCGTCGGCTCGGACTACGCGGCCACCAACAGTGCGCTCGGCTCGGTCAACGGTGGCCTGGACGAGGAGTTCACCGGCCTGGACTGGGGCAAGTGGTACAGCGCGCTGCCCGACCTGGTCCGCCAGGGACAGGTGAGCGGGGCCGTCATCGACACGCACGTACGTCGCATCCTGCGGATGATGTTCAAGCTCGGCATGTTCGATCCCGGGCGTTCGACCGGAAAGGTGGACGTCGCAGCCGACGGCGCATTCTCCCGCTCAGTGGCCGAACGAGGCTCGGTACTGCTGAAGAACGACGCCGGCATCCTGCCCCTCGACGCGTCGTCGGTGAAGTCGGTCGCGGTCGTCGGGCAATACGCCGACACCGCGATGACCGGCGGCAAGGGCAGTTCCAAGGTCGACCCCTACTACGCCGTGAGTCCGGTGCAGGGGATCACGAAACGTCTCGGCGCTTCGGCCAAGGTGACGACCGCCGACGGTGCGGACCCCGCCAAAGCTGCCGCACTGGCGAAGCAGGCGCAGGTCGCCGTCGTCGTGGTCAACGACGTCGAGCAGGAAGGTACCGACCGGCCGACCATCGATCTCCCAGGTAACCAGAACCATTTGGTCGCCGCGGTCCGGGCGGCGAACCCGCGCACTGTCGTCGTGCTCAACACCGGAAGCGCCGTCACGATGCCGTGGCTCTCCCAGGTCCACGCGCTCCTCGAGATGTGGTATCCGGGCGAGGAGGACGGCAACGCGCTGGCGGCGCTGCTCTTCGGCGACGTCGATCCCGCCGGCAGGCTTCCCGTGACATTTCCGACTGCGCTCAGCCAGGACTGCTGTCACACCCCGCCGCGCTATCCCGCGCAGAACGGCAGCTACGCCTACACCGAGGGCCTGCAGGTCGGCTACCGGTGGTACGACGCGCAGCATCTGACGCCGCTCTTCCCGTTCGGCTTCGGTTTGTCCTACACGACCTTCCGGGTGAGCGACATCAGCGTCTCCCCGACGCTTCCGAACCTGGGAAACACAGTCCGAACGAGTGTGCAGGTCACCAACACGGGCACCCGGCCCGGCACCGCCACGCCGCAGGTCTATCTCGGCTTCCCGGCCAAGTCCGGCGAGCCACCGCGGCGGCTGGTGGCGACCGCGCGGGTGCCATTGTCGCCGGGCGAGTCGAAACGCGTCACCTTGACGGTGCCGCGCCAGGCGTATTCCTTGTGGAACAGCGGCGCGCACAACTGGGACGTCGCCTCCGGCGACTACACCGTGTGGGCCGGCACGTCCTCCCGTGACCTACCCGTGCACGCGGCGTTCCAGGTGCGGAATGCCGACGGTGCGCAAGGCATCGGCGTTAAGACGGCGGGCAGCATTGTCAGTGGGCGGGCGAGCACGCTCGCGGTGACGATGACCAACAGCGGCGGCCAGCCACTGCTCGACCCGCAGTTCGCGCTCCGCGTTCCGGTCGGTTGGACCGCCACGACGACGGGTCGCGTCCCGACGTCGGTCCCGCCGCACACAACGGCGCAATTGTCCTACCGGATCGGCGCTCCCGCCGGTGCCGGTCCCGGGACCTACGTCCTCACGGCGCATGCGTCGTGGCGGGGTCTGACGCCGGGTGCGGCGGCCAGGTCGGTCAGTGTGACGGCGACGGCGCCCGCGAAATCGGCAACCGGTCGTCACTGA
- a CDS encoding metalloregulator ArsR/SmtB family transcription factor: MTETIWSALVDPHRRAVLDELRARPCAVGELVDRLGFSQPMTSKHLRVLRDAGLVQVRKQAQQRIYTIDPAPIAGLDAWLAPYRRLWNDSLDALGRHLDDDIPNGSSHERKI; the protein is encoded by the coding sequence ATGACGGAGACGATCTGGTCGGCGCTGGTTGATCCGCACCGGCGGGCGGTACTCGACGAACTGCGCGCGCGGCCGTGTGCGGTGGGTGAACTCGTCGACCGGCTCGGATTCAGCCAGCCGATGACGTCGAAGCACCTGCGGGTGCTTCGCGACGCCGGCCTCGTGCAGGTGCGCAAGCAGGCGCAGCAGCGGATCTACACCATCGACCCGGCGCCGATCGCCGGACTCGACGCCTGGCTGGCGCCGTACCGACGTCTGTGGAACGACAGCCTCGATGCCCTCGGTCGGCATCTCGACGACGACATTCCGAACGGCAGCTCACACGAGAGGAAGATCTGA
- a CDS encoding SRPBCC family protein produces the protein MDRGTYLEYDGRPAVRFRRSYPYPLQRLWAAVTEPDDLKHWFPFRVSMQPRVGGSIEFSDDSGNPPTSGTILAYDPPRRLAYTWGGSELHFELEPTGADGCTLTLVNVLEASDEASRNAAGWSVCLAELDKLITGARAGGPHSDTAEDWASFFDAYRAEGMPSGAAIPGAAEQHDSQTS, from the coding sequence ATGGACCGCGGAACCTATCTCGAGTACGACGGCCGCCCGGCGGTGCGCTTCCGGCGCAGCTATCCGTACCCGCTTCAGCGGTTGTGGGCCGCCGTCACGGAGCCGGATGACCTCAAGCACTGGTTCCCGTTCCGCGTGAGCATGCAGCCACGCGTCGGAGGGAGCATCGAGTTCTCCGACGATTCGGGCAACCCGCCGACGTCCGGCACGATCCTGGCCTACGACCCACCGCGGCGGTTGGCCTACACCTGGGGCGGCAGCGAACTTCACTTCGAGCTCGAACCGACCGGCGCGGACGGCTGCACGCTCACGCTGGTCAATGTGCTCGAGGCATCCGACGAGGCGTCCCGCAACGCCGCCGGCTGGAGTGTCTGCCTCGCGGAGCTCGACAAGCTGATCACGGGCGCTCGGGCCGGGGGACCGCACAGCGACACCGCCGAGGACTGGGCGTCGTTCTTCGACGCCTACCGGGCCGAGGGCATGCCCTCAGGTGCAGCCATCCCCGGCGCGGCGGAACAGCACGATAGTCAGACGAGCTAG
- a CDS encoding DUF1707 domain-containing protein gives MDPVPRPDVTPAAQERTIGALQAAVGRGLITLDEFSVRTDRVLAAASTVELAAVVADLPDVVTHTALAEEPLRISTVGSKIRRRGRWTVPSRIVIEARHTTVTLDFRDARFAHPIVTIDLTTAHSTVLLIVPHNVGIDVESVRPNRTKLPESTGPSDSGPILSLRGETAFGRVKVRRARD, from the coding sequence ATGGATCCGGTCCCCCGACCCGATGTCACCCCTGCAGCGCAGGAGCGCACGATCGGGGCGCTGCAGGCCGCGGTCGGCCGAGGCCTGATCACGCTCGACGAGTTCAGCGTCCGCACCGATCGGGTGCTGGCCGCGGCGAGCACCGTCGAACTCGCCGCGGTCGTCGCCGATCTGCCCGACGTCGTCACCCACACAGCGCTCGCCGAGGAACCGCTGCGGATCTCCACCGTGGGCAGCAAGATACGGCGCCGTGGCCGCTGGACCGTGCCCTCACGCATCGTGATCGAGGCCCGACACACCACGGTGACACTGGACTTCCGGGACGCACGCTTCGCCCACCCGATCGTCACCATCGATCTCACCACCGCCCATTCGACGGTGCTCCTGATCGTTCCTCATAACGTCGGCATCGACGTCGAGTCGGTGCGCCCCAATCGCACGAAGCTCCCCGAATCGACCGGGCCGTCCGACAGCGGACCGATCCTCTCCCTGCGCGGTGAGACGGCGTTCGGGCGGGTGAAGGTGCGCCGGGCCCGCGACTAG
- a CDS encoding DUF1697 domain-containing protein, which yields MPTHVALLRGINVGGRNKVAMADLRDVVTSVGHTEVATYIQSGNVVFTSKKTDSDALGAALERAVKKRFGVPISVVVLSHAEFAKVVADNPYPDETNPKALHAVFRAEAAGPDTRAAVATAEQRAKAKGDPGEAVIVGRTLFMHTPDGLGRSELAAQLSRTKVGGTARNWATVTKLLAMLDA from the coding sequence GTGCCCACTCACGTCGCTCTGCTTCGCGGTATCAATGTCGGTGGACGCAACAAAGTGGCCATGGCCGACCTCCGTGACGTCGTGACCTCCGTCGGACATACGGAGGTAGCGACCTACATCCAGAGCGGCAACGTCGTCTTCACCAGCAAGAAGACCGACTCGGACGCGCTCGGCGCGGCGCTCGAACGAGCGGTCAAGAAGCGCTTCGGCGTACCGATCAGTGTCGTCGTGCTATCCCACGCGGAATTCGCCAAGGTCGTCGCCGACAACCCGTATCCGGACGAGACCAACCCGAAGGCACTGCACGCCGTCTTCCGAGCAGAGGCGGCCGGGCCGGACACCCGCGCCGCCGTCGCGACCGCCGAGCAACGCGCTAAGGCGAAGGGTGACCCGGGCGAGGCCGTCATCGTCGGGCGGACGCTGTTCATGCATACGCCCGACGGACTGGGTCGTAGTGAGCTGGCCGCCCAGCTCTCCCGGACGAAGGTCGGCGGAACCGCGCGCAACTGGGCGACGGTGACGAAGCTGCTGGCCATGCTCGACGCCTGA
- a CDS encoding DUF5996 family protein has protein sequence MDGVTTEPWPALRVQDWTDTRDTLHMWTQIVGKIRLANAPMVNHWWQTTLYVTPRGLTTSTIPYGRRVFDIEFDFFDHQLRIRSGEGASRAVALEPKSVADFYAETMAALRDLDLAVNIRPIPSEVELAIPFPEDTVHASYDGDAVQLFWGQLVQANRIFTEFRSYFIGKVSPVHLFWGGLDLACTRFSGRPAPVHPGGAPNCGDWVMVEGYSHELSSCGFWAGGGEEGGFYAYAYPEPDGFPDYAVTPDAASYNKDAGLFLLPYETVRTADDPDGTLLGFLHSTYAAAADLGRWDRAALEDDPALMARPH, from the coding sequence GTGGATGGCGTGACGACAGAGCCGTGGCCGGCGCTCCGGGTGCAGGACTGGACCGACACCCGCGACACGCTGCACATGTGGACGCAGATCGTCGGCAAGATCCGCCTCGCCAATGCGCCGATGGTCAACCACTGGTGGCAGACGACTCTGTACGTGACTCCTCGCGGTCTGACCACCTCGACGATCCCCTACGGCCGACGCGTCTTCGACATCGAGTTCGACTTCTTCGATCACCAGCTGCGCATCCGGTCCGGAGAAGGCGCCAGTCGCGCCGTGGCGCTGGAACCGAAGTCTGTGGCGGACTTCTACGCCGAGACCATGGCGGCGCTGCGCGACCTCGACCTGGCCGTAAACATCCGGCCGATCCCGTCGGAGGTCGAGCTGGCGATCCCGTTCCCCGAAGACACCGTGCACGCCTCCTACGACGGCGACGCCGTGCAGCTGTTCTGGGGGCAGCTCGTGCAGGCCAACCGGATCTTCACCGAGTTCCGCTCCTACTTCATCGGCAAGGTGAGCCCGGTCCATCTGTTCTGGGGCGGCCTTGACCTCGCCTGCACCAGGTTTTCGGGGCGGCCCGCCCCCGTCCATCCGGGCGGTGCGCCCAACTGCGGCGACTGGGTGATGGTGGAGGGCTACTCGCACGAGCTGTCCAGCTGCGGATTCTGGGCGGGCGGCGGCGAAGAGGGTGGGTTCTACGCCTACGCCTACCCCGAGCCCGACGGCTTCCCCGACTACGCCGTCACACCGGACGCCGCGTCCTACAACAAGGACGCCGGGCTCTTCCTGCTGCCCTACGAGACGGTCCGCACGGCCGACGACCCGGACGGCACCCTCCTCGGCTTCCTGCACAGCACCTACGCCGCCGCGGCCGATCTCGGACGCTGGGATCGCGCCGCCCTCGAGGACGACCCCGCTCTCATGGCCCGGCCCCACTAA
- a CDS encoding SDR family NAD(P)-dependent oxidoreductase, with amino-acid sequence MNAPTALVTGATSGIGTHIARQLAEQGWTVLVGARDADRGTEVAAQVGGRPLSLDVTDADTIAAAVAAVSELDVLVNNAGISLDTGAPVTETGVEVFRRTYETNVFGVAAVTNAFVPALRRSAHPRIVNVSSGTGSLTWSTAPNPQFDYQAVATGSGAAYRSSKSALNALTVFYAQALDGDGIKVNALAPGLRATNLNARAGAAGGDPAEAAAGAVRLALLPDDGPTGQLFSWDGTVAPW; translated from the coding sequence GTGAACGCTCCCACCGCACTGGTCACCGGTGCCACCAGCGGCATCGGCACACACATCGCCCGCCAACTTGCCGAGCAGGGCTGGACGGTGCTTGTCGGCGCACGCGACGCCGATCGCGGCACGGAGGTTGCCGCCCAGGTGGGCGGCCGCCCGTTGTCGCTCGACGTCACCGACGCGGACACGATCGCTGCTGCGGTCGCTGCCGTCTCTGAGCTCGACGTTCTGGTCAACAACGCGGGCATCTCCTTGGACACCGGAGCACCGGTCACCGAGACCGGCGTCGAGGTGTTCCGCCGCACGTACGAGACGAACGTGTTCGGCGTCGCCGCCGTAACCAACGCCTTCGTGCCGGCGCTGCGGCGCTCGGCTCATCCGCGGATCGTCAACGTCTCCAGCGGCACGGGGTCGCTGACCTGGAGCACGGCGCCGAATCCACAGTTTGACTACCAGGCGGTTGCCACCGGATCCGGCGCCGCGTACCGGTCCTCAAAATCGGCGCTCAACGCCTTGACCGTCTTCTACGCGCAGGCGCTCGACGGCGACGGCATCAAGGTCAACGCACTCGCGCCCGGTCTACGGGCCACCAACCTGAACGCACGCGCCGGAGCCGCCGGCGGCGACCCAGCCGAAGCAGCAGCGGGCGCAGTACGGCTCGCACTGCTACCAGACGATGGACCCACCGGCCAGCTCTTCTCCTGGGACGGCACAGTCGCTCCGTGGTAG
- a CDS encoding TIGR03086 family metal-binding protein, producing the protein MSDVDVLESVLAKDGALIAAVGPDQLSAPTPCPEYAVHDLVNHLVRWVKLFDASANGRSFDIEAAPVESDDPATDFQRSATSLISGWRSGGVDRTVPMTGGDLPAQMVLSMTLMEYLAHGCDLAMATGQPVPFSDTELAIGLDRAQGTLPEQYRGEGQPFGLIIDVPDAAPVLHRFLGFMGRAA; encoded by the coding sequence GTGAGCGACGTCGACGTACTCGAGAGCGTGCTGGCCAAGGACGGAGCGTTGATCGCCGCCGTCGGGCCGGACCAGCTGAGCGCGCCGACTCCATGCCCCGAGTACGCCGTCCACGATCTGGTGAACCACCTCGTGCGGTGGGTGAAGCTCTTCGACGCCAGCGCCAACGGGCGGTCGTTCGACATCGAGGCGGCACCGGTCGAGAGCGATGATCCGGCCACCGACTTCCAGAGGTCGGCGACCAGCCTCATCAGCGGCTGGCGTAGTGGTGGCGTCGACCGCACCGTGCCGATGACCGGTGGCGACCTGCCGGCGCAGATGGTCCTGTCGATGACGTTGATGGAATACCTCGCGCACGGATGTGACCTCGCGATGGCCACCGGCCAGCCGGTGCCGTTCAGCGACACGGAACTCGCCATCGGGCTCGACCGGGCGCAGGGCACGCTGCCCGAGCAGTACCGCGGCGAGGGCCAGCCCTTCGGCCTGATCATCGACGTCCCGGATGCCGCGCCGGTGCTGCACCGCTTTCTCGGATTCATGGGCCGCGCCGCCTGA
- a CDS encoding arsinothricin resistance N-acetyltransferase ArsN1 family B: MTVPTIRPATAEDADGLRRIYAAVVADTAISFEESPPDADEMRRRMATEPRLPWLVADRGDQVAGYAYAALHRQRPAYRWSAECSVYVDAAHRSQGVGRLLYERLIEEVRGLGYVSLFAGIALPNPSSVALHEAVGFRSIGIFPDVGYKHGRWHDVGWWRKTLVDPPVRPAEPRTWKPEARER, translated from the coding sequence ATGACGGTGCCCACCATCCGACCGGCGACCGCCGAGGACGCCGACGGACTCCGGCGGATCTACGCCGCCGTCGTCGCGGACACCGCGATCTCGTTCGAGGAATCGCCGCCCGACGCCGACGAGATGCGGCGACGGATGGCGACCGAGCCCCGACTGCCGTGGCTGGTCGCCGACCGGGGCGATCAGGTCGCCGGCTACGCCTATGCCGCCCTCCATCGCCAGCGGCCGGCGTACCGGTGGTCGGCGGAGTGCTCGGTGTACGTCGACGCGGCGCACCGCTCGCAGGGCGTCGGCCGGCTGCTCTATGAGCGCTTGATCGAGGAGGTCCGCGGGCTGGGCTACGTGTCGCTGTTCGCCGGGATCGCCCTCCCGAATCCGAGCAGCGTCGCCCTGCACGAGGCCGTGGGTTTCCGGTCCATCGGCATCTTCCCGGACGTCGGCTACAAGCACGGCCGCTGGCATGACGTCGGATGGTGGCGCAAGACGCTGGTCGACCCACCGGTCCGCCCCGCCGAACCGCGCACCTGGAAACCGGAGGCCCGCGAACGATGA
- a CDS encoding YciI family protein — translation MKHYLLSIQQPDGGPPSPESLEPIVRDLEALNQELRAAGAWVFAGGLELIRPGAATVVKLQDGQPLTTDGPYAEGKEHVGGLSIITAPDLESALEWGRKLARAITLPVEVRAFQGALDDHLP, via the coding sequence ATGAAGCACTACCTGCTCAGCATCCAACAGCCCGACGGAGGGCCGCCGTCCCCCGAGTCCCTGGAACCGATCGTGCGCGATCTCGAGGCCCTCAACCAGGAGCTCCGCGCCGCCGGAGCCTGGGTCTTCGCCGGCGGCCTCGAGCTCATCCGACCGGGCGCGGCGACCGTGGTCAAGCTTCAGGACGGCCAGCCGCTCACCACCGACGGCCCTTACGCCGAGGGCAAGGAGCATGTCGGCGGACTGTCGATCATCACGGCGCCGGACCTCGAATCGGCGCTGGAGTGGGGCCGCAAGCTGGCGCGGGCGATCACCCTTCCGGTCGAGGTGCGCGCGTTTCAGGGCGCACTCGACGACCATCTGCCCTAG
- a CDS encoding MmcQ/YjbR family DNA-binding protein: MAAAEDVATFALRFAEVTEEQPFGPGTDVYKVAGKVFVILSPEGTPPTVALKCEPGLAIHLREQYAAVSSGYHLNKKHWNTVTLDGSLPFEEIEEMITHSYERVVAGLPKSVRQRLTDAGSGS; encoded by the coding sequence ATGGCTGCTGCCGAGGACGTGGCTACCTTCGCGTTGCGGTTCGCCGAAGTCACCGAGGAGCAGCCGTTCGGACCGGGGACCGACGTCTACAAGGTCGCCGGGAAGGTCTTCGTGATCCTCTCACCGGAGGGCACGCCGCCGACCGTCGCGCTGAAGTGCGAGCCCGGCCTCGCGATTCACCTGCGCGAGCAGTACGCCGCGGTCAGCAGCGGCTATCACCTGAACAAGAAGCACTGGAACACCGTGACGCTCGACGGAAGCCTCCCCTTCGAGGAGATCGAGGAGATGATCACGCACTCCTACGAGCGGGTCGTCGCCGGGCTTCCCAAGAGTGTGCGGCAACGACTCACGGACGCAGGGAGCGGCAGTTGA